Within Cercospora beticola chromosome 6, complete sequence, the genomic segment CATTGCTTTCCGACCCGAGGATATGGACATCACAGTCCAGCCTGGTGTGAATTGGGTTGATCTGAACAACAAGATTGCAGAAAGTGGCCTCTTCTTACCTCTTGATCCATCGCCTACGGCACAGATCGGAGGCATGGTCGCGACGAATTGCTCGGGCACGAATGCAATGCGTTATGGGACAATGAAGGATTGGGTGGTGAATCTGACTGTCGTCTTGGCAGACGGACAAGTCATCAAGACGCGCCGCAGACCCCGGAAGACCTCAGCAGGCTACAACCTTACCTCTCTCTTCGTTGGAGCTGAGGGAACGCTCGGCATGGTTACAGAAGCGACACTGAAACTCGCGCCAATCCCACAAGACACCAGTGTCGCAATCGTGAGCTTCCCTACCATCAAGGAAGCAGCGATCGCAGCAAGCAGTATCATTCGATCAGGCATCCAGCTTGCCGCAttggagatgatggatgACCTACAAATGCAAGTTGTGAATCGACATGGGAGTGCCGCTGTAAGGAAGCGAAAGTGGCTCGAAGAACCAACGCTATTTCTCAAATTCTCCGGTACGACGGACGCGATCAAAAGCGATGTCAAGCGCGTCGGTCAACTCATCAAGCCTCACAACCCCAGAGAATTCATCTTCGCCAAAAGCGAGCAAGAGAAGCAAGATCTCTGGGCTGCGAGGAAAGAAGCACTATTCACGATGGTCAACACTCGTCCTGAAGGTACCGAGATTTGGTCCACAGACGTCGCTGTCCCGCTCTCCCGATTGACAGATATCATTGAAGTGACCAAGCAGGATTGTAGCAGTTTGGGCTTGTTCGCTTCTGTTATTGGTCATGTCGGAGATGCAAATTTCCACACGGCAATGTTCTTCGACCCTAAGAACCCGGAACAGAAAGCTGCGGTGAGCAAGGTCGTACACGATATGATGGACCGGGCGTTGGAGATGGAGGGCACTGTTTCCGGTGAACATGCTATCGGGATCggcaagaaggagagtttGCTTGATGAGCTAGGAATTGAGACGATCGATTTTATGCGGTCGCTGAAAAGAGCGGTTGATCCTAAATGGTAAGGACTTGTTGCATTCTTCGTTCCAACTGAAGGCTCTCGCTGATCATGAACAGGATCATGAATCCAGGCAAGGTGTTCGACCTGCCCAAGAACAAATAGTCACGCTGGACTCATCAACGACATGCCATCTCATTATAACAACACCTCCAGCTCGTGGCTCTCGTGATCCGAAGCAAATCCGTCATCTACAAAAGCTCAAAGCACTCGAATGCCGCTGAAGGATCCGACGCCACGCTACCATAGAGGGTGCTGCATGAAGAACCCCGCAGCAAATCAACCTGGATTGCACAAGCTCGACTGACTTCACATTGGGCGCAATATGGCCTCTAACCACGCAGAAAAGAGCCCACCATCCTATGCAGAAGAATGGCTCGCAGCCGAAGCTATGGCTGGAGGCCGCAACGTGGTCACCGGCTCAATATCAGAAATGGCCGAAGCATTCAACGCGGTTTTCGCCGCCGCCAAATCACTCCTGCCTCCACCAGACGATAGTGTCACCACTGCAGACCACAAAACTGCCGAAGGAGTTCTGATTCGAGAGTACACTCCCTTCAACCTTCCCGCCAACGCCCCAACAGGTCTCTACATCCACTCCGGAGGCTGATGTCTCGGATACATTGACCACGAAGACCACCTTACACGCGCCCTAGCCAAAGACATTCCCGCTCGACTCATCTCAGTAGAATACCGCCTCGCACCTCAACATCCCTTTCCAGCAGCCCTCGAAGACTGTCTCTCCGCCTGGCGCTGGATAACCCAACAACCACACATTCCTCCAACCTCACCCTTCTTCATTCTCGGCGGGTCCGCAGGCGGGAATCTCGCCCTAACAACAACTCTCAGCATCCTCCAACAATCCAACCTCCGACCGCCCACGGCAATTCTCCCTCTCTGTCCTTCAGTCTGCTTCCCCCAAGCCTGGTCCCCCCTCCCACCAACTCTCTCAAAATGCATCAAACCAAACGCCTTCTACgccgatgcagcagcaatcaATCGCACTTCGCTCCAGATTTGCACTGAAGCCTATCTTGGCGAAAAGAACGACCCTTTGAACCCTTCCATCTCCCCGATCTTCGACTCGTACTTGTCCAAATTACCTCCAGTATATCTCACGACCAGCGATAAAGATCCCTTGCACGATGATGCGGAGATGTTGGAGTATCAGCTGAAAGAATTGGGCAAAGATATCGAAGTGaaagactataaaggctatCCGCACTTCTTCCACGCCGTACCAGTTTTGGAAGCGATGAAGCAGTTTCATGAGGACTTAGTAGCAGCTGTGAGGAAGAGGTGTGGTCCTCCATCATAACAATCATGGACAAGAGCAGAGAGAAGTCCGATGCAATCTGTCATATGCATAGTGTTACATGTAATCATGATACTACTACATGCTAACATCTACTCTATATTTCATTCCAatctcttctccgccttcatATCTGCGATCCAAAAATTCAAATGGGGTATCTTTTTCGTTCTCAATCTCATGTTCTAACATATCCTGTCAAACACGTAGTTCAAACAGGCTCAACAGTTCTATTGCCCGTGCCCGCACGCACAGGACTCTCAGGAATGGCGACGCCACCCTCCGCTTCAGCAAGTCGAAGCTTATTCAAAGCTTCCGACATACACATTTCCGTCGGTGAGCCTCTACTACTCGCAGGACGGCTGCTGATAGGTTCAGTCAAGACAGGAAGTGAGACCTCGGTAGCACCTAGCGTAGCTCGAATGTCCTCAAGAAGGAGATCCATAGGACAGATGTAAGTTCGACCAGCCCGAGAGGCAAGGACGTGGCCGCAGACTCTGCCGTCATCGTTGCCAATCACCCACGCGCCAGAGTCACCGCCAATGCCAAAGTTGCCAGCGACTGTCCAACTCGCAGAGAAAGTGCTTCGACCATGGATCTTTACAAGCTCCATAGTGCTCGAGATGGTGCCGTGACCGAGGCCACTTGTGCGGCCTAGACAGTGCACTTTGGTGCAAGCCAAGTCATCGCTCTTACGAATCGAAGTGGGAAATGAGTTACCCTTACGATCGCTGCGGCCTCTGCAATAGCGTCGTCCCCCTTTAATAATGTTGTAAGGCTGAACGCGAGGCGGGACGAGCTCGAATAGTGCCCAATCAATCTCTTGTGGCAATGATTGACTGATACTTTTGAAACCGCCCTCCAGAGACTGCGCGGTGCGTCGCAGTCCAGAAGAGGCATGTACTTGGCCAAGGCGATAGGAGAGTAGATGATCTTCGTCAATGCCGCAGTcggcgtcgtcctcgtcatcctcttcggcaTGAAGGTCAAGATCAATGGCATCGTCCAGTGCTGGCTGAGTGATAGCAATCTCTTCCATGTCACCGGGAACGATGCCCGGACAGTCACCAGCATCATCGTGAAGAGGCAATGGCATCTCGTCGGAGGAGTGCGCAGAAGGCGGGCGGACAGTACTGAgatcgtcctcctcgtctgaCCCTTCTGAACTACCAAGGCTCGAGGTTTCagactcgtcgtcgtcaacaTCATCGGCATCATTGGCCTCGCCCGCTTCATCATCCGGGTCGTCCTCTGGCTCTAGCATGTGGTGAACACTCATGCCATAAGGGTGGCCGTCGACAAGCACGACACCGCCGAAAGACACGGGTGGCAGGTGTTCGTCATATCGGTATGCACCGATTGAAGCACCGCACATGGGTTGCTCTTGGTAGTCCGGGTTGGCCGCTTTCTCGACATTTGGATCTCGCCAAGGTGCCATGCTTCGGCGAGTATGATTCGCGTCAGATGCTGCGCGCTCCCTCCTCGACCTTCGGCATCGCTTGATGACTTCCTTCTTGACGCGGATATCGTAAATGCTGGGATCATACTTGAGATGACGCTTGAGACAATGCTTGACCTTCGCTGTCGAACTGCAGCCGACAATGATGGTTGGTCGCGCGGTCTCTCTTGACTCACCATAAGGTGCCAGACGTATCGAGCTTGACTCAGCCAGACCTTTCAATGCCTTTTCTGCCAGTGTGAGAACCTGGTAGCACATAGTGCTCTGCCAGTGGTCCAGAATATGTTGCGGAAGTGTCACATCCAGGAACTCTTCGCGCTTGGACTTGCTGCGCCGCTCGGTCGACCGTTCAGCCTCTTGCTGTGCAGCTTCTCGTGCTCTCTGCGCAGCCTTGCATTCTCTCCAACGCTTCTGGATCAAGGTGACCCGTCGCTTGAAGTCGTTCAACGAAGGCTGTGCCTTTGATTGCAAGCGGTCCTTGAAGAGCTCGATCTGCTCACGAGCTTCGGCCACACTGTGGCGAGGTGAGGCATGTAGTGCCCTAGCAGAGGCTTGTCGCGCCACATTTGGTTCTCTCATGGACGGCATGCCCATGCTGTGATGCCGGTATGGCCCCGCAACAGATTTATTCGAAAGGGATGGTGTGCGAGAGAGCTCAACCGGTTCTGACATTTGTCTTGTAAGAGAGCCGACTTGCGATGGTTGCCTGACAGCCTTCCTTTGGATTGGAATATAAGGCTGCACTGGCGAGGATGGTTCGGAAATGAGCTCAGAGGCAGGAATGAGTTCTGTAGACGTGCCGACATCGTCCAACAGGCAGCATCTTTTGAGAAATTGTAGAAGTATCCCATAGGTGCCCTCGGGAGTGAGTCTTGCGGTGTCTGTATCGTCAGACAGTCGTAGACACGTCTCAACAGCTCGCATATATGCCGAGCCACACTTTGATGCCAGCTTGGGTATCCAGATCTTTTCGATGCGGAGCTTGAAGTCGGCAAGGGTGTACTTGGGTTTGTAAAGGTCGCCAATTGGTGTCCATAAGCCGATCTCGAGGAGGATCAAGCCGAGCCCATACAGATCATACTTCATGTCGAAAGGGAACTCTCTGTTCGCACTGCTTGGCTCATCGAGTGGATGTCTGTAGACGTTGAAGTCGGTCGCTCGGCGGACACCTTCAATGTTGCATTTGGAGAAAAGGTCGAATGACGCCCAAAGAGGCTTCCTAAGCTGCTCTAAGCGGTTTGCTTCTGTCTCGTCCGCAGTGGTGGTGAAAATGACGCTACTGCTGTTGATGTTGCCGTGGGCCAACTGGCGGGCATGCAATGCATGTAACTGCTCGGTCAGACGTAGGGCCATGCGGAATCTGTGCTCGAGTGCTGGAGCTGCCATTTCAGTTGCGGAGCTTTGCGCCTTATTGCCTTTCTGGACAAGCTTGAGCAAACTGAGCGGTGCAAGTGCTTGAGCAGAGCTGGTGATATGCAACTTGTTGTGTATGGAATACGGCAAGTCATAGACAAGGCCGATCCGTGGCTGGTCAGCATCTTCGAAGTAGCCAAGCAAGCTGAGGTTCGTCTGAGATTCTGCACGCATCGGCTGAAAGCTCGCCGCAAGAGCCTCGAGGCGCTGTAAGGGCGGCGGTACACCTGTCTGCCGATACGTAGCATCGTAGTTGGCGTATTCCACCAGCACAGGAACTTCCGCGGCGGAACTGGCAAGCGCAGTCTGTACACTCTCGGATACATTATTGCGGATCAACATTGCCACCATCCGGGTTGTTGATGGCACACCGACGGCCTCGTACGGAGGTGGACCTTCAGCAGGCAACTTCAGAGCTGAAGTCTCGATTCGTGACGGTAATCCAGCATAGGGGGAGAGGAACGGTTTCGAG encodes:
- a CDS encoding uncharacterized protein (CAZy:AA4~CAZy:AA7); translated protein: MLKAANEIVTILGEDAVSFDEDVIEHHGRSDWSTSNTAVRPVAVVYPKTTEDVVAIARACNKHNVPIVPFGAGSSVEGNFSSPHSGICVDFTHMDQVIAFRPEDMDITVQPGVNWVDLNNKIAESGLFLPLDPSPTAQIGGMVATNCSGTNAMRYGTMKDWVVNLTVVLADGQVIKTRRRPRKTSAGYNLTSLFVGAEGTLGMVTEATLKLAPIPQDTSVAIVSFPTIKEAAIAASSIIRSGIQLAALEMMDDLQMQVVNRHGSAAVRKRKWLEEPTLFLKFSGTTDAIKSDVKRVGQLIKPHNPREFIFAKSEQEKQDLWAARKEALFTMVNTRPEGTEIWSTDVAVPLSRLTDIIEVTKQDCSSLGLFASVIGHVGDANFHTAMFFDPKNPEQKAAVSKVVHDMMDRALEMEGTVSGEHAIGIGKKESLLDELGIETIDFMRSLKRAVDPKWIMNPGKVFDLPKNK